Proteins encoded together in one Catellatospora citrea window:
- a CDS encoding D-Ala-D-Ala carboxypeptidase family metallohydrolase, whose product MSRRFPRNALTRAFTVLVMAAIGSVAAITVGASPAYADGCYTWGRSLSSGMSGEDVRQLQIRVAGWPGYNNTIGIDGVFGAETRDAVIRFQQAYGLGADGIAGPQTFSKIYSLQDDDCTPIHFSYAELNKCNTTWAGGAVSAATAKSNALRAMWRLEALRHALGDQALRVTSGFRSTACNNAAGGVSGSRHLYGDAADLGSGPHSLCTIGKQARYHGFTGILGPGYPDHSDHIHTDARSGTLWSASQCF is encoded by the coding sequence ATGTCTCGACGTTTCCCCCGCAACGCCCTCACCCGGGCGTTCACCGTGCTGGTGATGGCGGCCATCGGATCAGTGGCCGCCATCACCGTCGGCGCGTCCCCGGCATACGCCGACGGCTGCTACACCTGGGGCCGCTCGCTGTCCTCGGGCATGTCCGGTGAGGACGTCCGGCAACTGCAGATCCGCGTCGCGGGCTGGCCGGGCTACAACAACACCATCGGCATCGACGGCGTCTTCGGCGCGGAGACCCGCGACGCGGTGATCCGCTTCCAGCAGGCGTACGGTCTCGGCGCGGACGGCATCGCCGGCCCGCAGACCTTCAGCAAGATCTACTCCCTGCAGGACGACGACTGCACGCCGATCCACTTCAGCTACGCCGAGCTGAACAAGTGCAACACCACCTGGGCCGGCGGCGCGGTCTCGGCCGCCACCGCCAAGTCCAACGCGCTACGCGCGATGTGGCGCCTGGAGGCCCTGCGCCACGCCCTCGGCGACCAGGCCCTCCGCGTCACCTCCGGCTTCCGCAGCACCGCCTGCAACAACGCCGCCGGCGGCGTCTCCGGCAGCCGTCACCTCTACGGTGACGCCGCCGACCTCGGCTCCGGCCCCCACTCCCTGTGCACCATCGGCAAGCAGGCCCGCTACCACGGCTTCACCGGCATCCTCGGCCCCGGCTACCCCGACCACTCCGACCACATCCACACCGACGCCCGCAGCGGCACCCTCTGGTCCGCCTCCCAGTGCTTCTAG
- a CDS encoding metallophosphoesterase, which yields MTLYVVGDVHGHLVPLTQALRVTGLLDAQGAWTGGDARLWFLGDLTDRGPDGIGVIDLIRRLQGEAAAAGGEVGCVIGNHDMLLYGSRFVPESPVTEVRTIVQVWALNGGQEHDLEALDEQRAAWLADLPAVALVDDHLLLHADTLAYLEFGPTIDGINAAVRTIMHEHDERTFGRNTRLLFRRFEFLEHNDGVANARLLLDTLGGRQIVHGHSTIPETFGVAPSAVRGPVTYADGLAMAVDTGISLGAPCIIVSLTPAAA from the coding sequence GTGACGCTCTACGTGGTCGGCGACGTGCACGGCCATCTCGTGCCGCTGACCCAGGCGCTGCGGGTGACCGGCCTGCTCGACGCGCAGGGCGCCTGGACCGGCGGCGACGCGCGGCTGTGGTTCCTCGGCGACCTGACCGACCGCGGCCCGGACGGCATCGGCGTGATCGACCTGATCCGGCGGCTGCAGGGCGAGGCGGCCGCGGCCGGCGGCGAGGTCGGCTGTGTCATCGGCAACCACGACATGCTGCTGTACGGCAGCCGCTTCGTCCCCGAGTCGCCGGTGACCGAGGTGCGCACCATCGTGCAGGTGTGGGCGCTCAACGGCGGCCAGGAGCACGACCTCGAGGCGCTGGACGAGCAGCGGGCGGCCTGGCTGGCCGACCTGCCCGCGGTGGCGCTGGTCGACGACCACCTGCTGCTGCACGCCGACACCCTGGCCTACCTGGAGTTCGGGCCGACCATCGACGGGATCAACGCCGCGGTGCGCACCATCATGCACGAGCACGACGAGCGGACCTTCGGGCGCAACACCCGGCTGCTGTTCCGCCGCTTCGAGTTCCTGGAGCACAACGACGGCGTCGCCAACGCCCGCCTGCTGCTGGACACCCTCGGCGGGCGGCAGATCGTGCACGGCCACTCCACCATCCCGGAGACCTTCGGCGTCGCCCCGTCCGCCGTGCGCGGCCCGGTCACCTACGCCGACGGCCTGGCCATGGCCGTGGACACCGGCATCTCGCTGGGCGCGCCCTGCATCATCGTCTCGCTCACCCCGGCCGCCGCCTGA
- a CDS encoding S66 peptidase family protein, which translates to MTATLHPATLRPGDTVALVSPSGPVPAERVEAAVSVLTGWGLAPRVYPHVLARHGYFGGTDDQRLGDLNDALGDPQVRAVLCTRGGYGAQRITDRVDLDAVRRDPKLVMGFSDITALHLALWRGARLATVHGPVAAQFDKGADSPTALGARHALMSGEPVVVAADPAEDTHRVRTTGHAEGTLLGGNLSLLVSTLGTPHLPDLAGAILLIEDVGEYPYRVDRMLTHLRRSGALDQVAGIAVGQFTDCADAWPVTIADVLTDRLLDLGLPVLGGLPIGHGAQHTAVPLGTRAVLDADAATLTVAPATTPSAG; encoded by the coding sequence ATGACCGCCACGCTGCACCCCGCGACCCTCCGGCCCGGCGACACGGTCGCGCTGGTCTCGCCCTCGGGACCGGTCCCCGCCGAGCGCGTCGAGGCCGCGGTGTCCGTGCTCACCGGCTGGGGCCTGGCGCCTCGCGTCTACCCGCATGTGCTGGCCCGGCACGGCTACTTCGGCGGCACCGACGACCAGCGCCTCGGCGACCTCAACGACGCGCTCGGCGACCCGCAGGTCCGGGCCGTGCTCTGCACCCGGGGCGGCTACGGCGCGCAGCGCATCACCGACCGCGTCGACCTCGACGCCGTACGCCGGGACCCGAAGCTGGTCATGGGCTTCTCCGACATCACCGCGCTGCACCTGGCGCTGTGGCGCGGCGCGCGGCTGGCCACCGTGCACGGGCCGGTCGCGGCGCAGTTCGACAAGGGCGCGGACTCCCCGACCGCACTCGGCGCGCGCCACGCGCTGATGAGCGGGGAGCCCGTGGTCGTCGCCGCCGACCCCGCCGAGGACACCCACCGGGTGCGCACCACCGGCCACGCCGAGGGCACCCTGCTCGGCGGCAACCTGTCGCTGCTGGTCAGCACCCTGGGTACGCCGCACCTGCCGGACCTGGCGGGCGCGATCCTGCTCATCGAGGACGTCGGCGAGTACCCGTACCGCGTCGACCGGATGCTCACCCACCTGCGCCGCAGCGGCGCGCTCGACCAGGTCGCGGGCATCGCCGTCGGCCAGTTCACCGACTGCGCGGACGCCTGGCCGGTCACCATCGCCGACGTGCTCACCGATCGCCTGCTCGACCTGGGCCTGCCAGTCCTGGGCGGCCTGCCCATCGGCCACGGCGCCCAACACACCGCCGTCCCCCTGGGCACCCGCGCCGTCCTCGACGCCGACGCCGCCACCCTCACCGTCGCCCCCGCCACCACCCCTTCCGCTGGTTGA
- a CDS encoding endonuclease/exonuclease/phosphatase family protein, with product MKRFLLSALPWILALPAAVWAVFRIAGWDDSYPMAQLMAFTPYVAAGCLVPLAALLVWRRWAAAALAAVTAVALAAVVLPRWFADGDPTAGAAGATLRVMSANVLVGSAGAAELVDLVRTHRVDVLALQEVTPDFLAAADAAGMRDELPYRADYAVPGVEGSALLSRHPLRDAGVRVNPGGFRQAHAEVSVPGAGSVLVESAHPLAPWADFVTPLWKRGFEGQPRATPQGPVRVLLGDFNATLDHHLLRDLIDSGYRDAADVLGRGLSGTWGPYDGDTIPPVTLDRVLADRRVGVMDFQVLELPRSDHRPVYAELVLP from the coding sequence ATGAAACGGTTCCTTCTGTCCGCGCTGCCGTGGATTCTGGCGCTGCCGGCGGCGGTGTGGGCCGTGTTCCGGATCGCCGGCTGGGACGACAGCTACCCGATGGCGCAGCTGATGGCGTTCACCCCGTACGTCGCCGCCGGTTGCCTGGTGCCGCTGGCGGCTCTGCTGGTGTGGCGGCGCTGGGCGGCCGCCGCGCTGGCCGCGGTGACCGCCGTGGCGCTGGCCGCGGTGGTGCTGCCGCGCTGGTTCGCCGACGGCGATCCGACAGCCGGGGCGGCGGGCGCGACGCTGCGGGTGATGAGCGCGAACGTGCTGGTGGGTTCGGCGGGGGCGGCCGAGCTGGTCGACCTCGTGCGGACACACCGGGTGGACGTGCTGGCGCTGCAGGAGGTGACCCCGGACTTCCTGGCCGCGGCGGACGCGGCGGGCATGCGCGACGAGCTGCCGTACCGGGCGGACTACGCGGTGCCCGGGGTGGAGGGCTCGGCGCTGCTGTCGCGGCATCCGCTGCGCGACGCCGGGGTGCGGGTCAACCCGGGCGGCTTCCGGCAGGCCCACGCCGAGGTCTCGGTGCCGGGCGCGGGCAGCGTGCTGGTCGAGTCGGCGCATCCGCTGGCGCCCTGGGCCGACTTCGTGACGCCGCTGTGGAAACGCGGCTTCGAGGGCCAGCCGCGGGCCACGCCGCAGGGGCCGGTGCGGGTGCTGCTCGGCGACTTCAACGCCACCCTCGACCACCACCTGCTGCGCGACCTGATCGACTCCGGTTACCGGGACGCGGCCGACGTGCTGGGGCGGGGCCTGTCCGGCACCTGGGGGCCGTACGACGGGGACACGATCCCGCCGGTGACGCTGGACCGGGTGCTGGCCGACAGGCGGGTGGGCGTCATGGACTTCCAGGTGCTGGAGCTGCCGCGCAGCGATCACCGGCCGGTGTACGCCGAGCTGGTCCTGCCCTAG
- a CDS encoding TetR/AcrR family transcriptional regulator, with translation MSDTKQRLLDGAMETLRKQGIAGVSARNIAGQAGVNQALVFYHFGSVDDLLVAACTAATGERVAAYRERFATVGSLRELLEVGRALHEEERDLGNVAVLAQMLAGAQHDEKLARVTAETLGMWTAEIESVLRRVLAGSPFAEMADVPGLAAAISASFVGLELYEGVDRPGAERAMAALEQLGALLEVVEELGPVARRALRSKINKAAARRA, from the coding sequence ATGTCCGACACGAAGCAGCGGTTGCTCGACGGGGCCATGGAGACCCTGCGCAAGCAGGGGATCGCGGGCGTCTCGGCGCGCAACATCGCCGGTCAGGCAGGGGTCAACCAGGCGCTCGTCTTCTACCACTTCGGCAGCGTGGACGACCTGCTGGTGGCGGCGTGCACGGCGGCGACCGGCGAACGCGTCGCGGCATACCGGGAGCGGTTCGCGACCGTGGGCTCGCTGCGCGAGCTGCTCGAGGTCGGCCGCGCGCTGCACGAGGAGGAACGCGACCTGGGCAACGTCGCGGTGCTGGCGCAGATGCTGGCCGGCGCGCAGCACGACGAGAAGCTGGCCCGGGTGACCGCCGAGACACTGGGCATGTGGACCGCGGAGATCGAGTCCGTGCTGCGCCGGGTCCTGGCGGGCTCGCCGTTCGCCGAGATGGCCGACGTGCCCGGACTGGCCGCGGCGATCTCGGCCTCGTTCGTCGGGCTGGAGCTCTACGAGGGCGTCGACCGGCCGGGGGCGGAACGCGCGATGGCGGCGCTGGAACAGCTCGGCGCGCTGTTGGAGGTCGTCGAGGAACTGGGCCCGGTGGCACGTCGAGCGCTCCGCAGCAAGATTAATAAGGCGGCCGCCCGCCGAGCCTGA
- a CDS encoding bifunctional [glutamine synthetase] adenylyltransferase/[glutamine synthetase]-adenylyl-L-tyrosine phosphorylase gives MAGIGRLARYGFTLSATGPDPAVLLGATGLSLWDAVAQRPVDEESALILEQLGRAADPDLALRQLHRIAERDRGADKGVLERLGADEDLRIRLITVLGASSALGDQIAAQAGQWQVLTHTVPPRYEVHSGLADVPSLRAGYQRGLLRIAAADLADGVDVETTMAEVTALADATLRAAYRIALGRVGDQRPRLAVIAMGKCGGDELNYVSDVDVIFVAAEDEDLAAGTTVAAALMEICGHVAWPVDAALRPEGGRGPLVRTLASHLVYYQRWARTWEFQALLKARPVAGDAGVGKAWLAALQPLIWHAAERPEAVEDVRAMRRRIIDQIPRAEIEREIKRGPGGLRDIEFAVQLLQLVHGRGDETLRSGNTLNALRSLVTGGYVGRGDGEALSAAYRFLRNVEHRLQLQRLRRTHTVPADDGQAGTLALRWLARAMNYKREEPSLGTGRGREGGGLDPIAAFRADWVTHAAEVRRLHAKLLYRPLLAAVAKVPADGLSLRADAARKRLELLGYADPAGALRHIEALTSGVSRTAAIQRTLLPVLLAEFADAPNPDAGLLAYRQVSDTLGTTPWYLRLLRDEGPVALRLARVLDSSRYLTDLLSRDPEALRLLADDTELALRTRQSLLDGTAAAAGRHADPRAAVAAVRAMRRRELFRIGSADLLSGAGELAPAKPVGITEVGQGLADLTDATIAAALAVARQAAGAPDELRFSVIGMGRLGGAETSYPSDADVLFVYQPAPGMKDDAANGVALAIAEQLRTLLSAPAPDPPLGIDADLRPEGRQGPLVRSLAAYQRYYATWSQVWEAQALLRARPVAGDAALAAEFIALVDPVRYPVDGLRREQIVEIRRIKARVENERLPRGADPLTHTKLGRGGIADVEWTVQLWQLRHGHEVAGLRSTRTLDALAAAHAAGIVSVEDAEVLATAWTLCSRVRNALTLIRGRAVDQLPRHGVELAGVARLLGGGDPGEFLDEYLKVTRRARAAVERLFLV, from the coding sequence ATGGCGGGAATCGGGCGGTTGGCACGGTACGGCTTCACGCTGTCGGCGACCGGCCCCGACCCGGCGGTGCTGCTCGGTGCGACCGGGCTGAGCCTGTGGGACGCGGTCGCGCAGCGGCCGGTCGACGAGGAGAGCGCGCTCATCCTGGAGCAGCTCGGCCGCGCCGCCGACCCCGACCTGGCACTGCGCCAGCTGCACCGCATCGCCGAGCGGGACAGGGGTGCCGACAAGGGTGTGCTGGAGCGGCTCGGAGCCGACGAGGATCTGCGCATCCGGCTGATCACCGTGCTGGGGGCGTCGTCGGCGCTGGGCGACCAGATCGCCGCGCAGGCGGGCCAGTGGCAGGTGCTGACGCACACCGTGCCGCCGCGCTACGAGGTGCACAGCGGGCTGGCCGACGTGCCGTCGCTGCGCGCCGGTTACCAGCGCGGGCTGCTGCGCATCGCGGCGGCCGACCTCGCCGACGGGGTCGACGTCGAGACGACGATGGCCGAGGTGACCGCGCTGGCCGACGCGACGCTGCGGGCGGCGTACCGGATCGCGCTGGGGCGGGTCGGCGACCAGCGGCCGCGGCTGGCCGTCATCGCGATGGGCAAGTGCGGCGGCGACGAGCTGAACTACGTCTCGGACGTGGACGTCATCTTCGTCGCGGCCGAGGACGAGGACCTCGCCGCGGGCACGACCGTCGCGGCGGCGCTGATGGAGATCTGCGGCCACGTGGCCTGGCCGGTGGACGCCGCGCTGCGGCCGGAGGGCGGTCGCGGGCCGCTGGTGCGCACCTTGGCCAGCCACCTCGTCTACTACCAGCGCTGGGCCCGCACCTGGGAGTTCCAGGCGCTGCTCAAGGCGCGCCCGGTGGCCGGGGACGCGGGAGTCGGCAAGGCGTGGCTGGCCGCGTTGCAGCCGCTCATCTGGCACGCCGCGGAGCGGCCGGAGGCGGTCGAGGACGTGCGTGCGATGCGGCGGCGCATCATCGACCAGATCCCGCGCGCCGAGATCGAGCGGGAGATCAAACGCGGGCCGGGCGGGCTGCGCGACATCGAGTTCGCGGTGCAGCTCTTGCAGCTCGTGCACGGCCGCGGCGACGAGACACTGCGTTCGGGCAACACCCTCAACGCGCTGCGTTCCCTGGTCACGGGTGGTTACGTGGGTCGTGGGGACGGGGAGGCGCTCAGCGCGGCATACCGGTTCCTGCGCAACGTGGAGCACCGGCTGCAACTGCAGCGGCTGCGGCGTACGCACACCGTGCCCGCCGACGACGGCCAGGCGGGCACCCTGGCGCTGCGCTGGCTGGCGCGGGCCATGAACTACAAGCGCGAGGAGCCGTCGCTGGGCACCGGCCGGGGCCGGGAGGGCGGCGGCCTGGACCCGATCGCGGCGTTCCGCGCCGACTGGGTCACCCACGCCGCCGAGGTGCGCCGCCTGCACGCCAAGCTGCTCTACCGGCCCCTGCTGGCAGCCGTGGCCAAGGTGCCCGCCGACGGACTGTCGCTGCGCGCCGACGCCGCCCGCAAGCGCCTGGAGCTGCTCGGGTACGCCGACCCGGCGGGCGCGCTGCGGCACATCGAGGCGCTGACCTCGGGGGTGTCGCGCACCGCGGCGATCCAGCGCACCCTGCTGCCGGTGCTGCTGGCCGAGTTCGCCGACGCGCCCAACCCCGACGCCGGGCTGCTGGCCTACCGGCAGGTGTCCGACACGCTCGGCACCACGCCCTGGTATCTGCGCCTGCTGCGCGACGAGGGACCGGTGGCGCTGCGGCTGGCCCGGGTGCTGGACAGCTCGCGCTACCTGACCGACCTGCTCTCGCGCGACCCGGAGGCGCTGCGGCTGCTGGCCGACGACACCGAACTCGCCCTGCGCACCCGGCAGTCGCTGCTGGACGGCACGGCCGCGGCCGCCGGACGGCACGCCGACCCGCGCGCGGCGGTGGCCGCGGTGCGGGCGATGCGCCGACGCGAGCTGTTCCGCATCGGCAGCGCCGACCTGCTCTCCGGCGCGGGCGAGCTGGCCCCGGCGAAACCGGTCGGCATCACCGAGGTGGGGCAGGGGCTGGCCGATCTCACCGACGCGACCATCGCGGCGGCGCTGGCGGTGGCCCGGCAGGCCGCGGGCGCGCCGGACGAGCTGCGCTTCTCCGTGATCGGCATGGGCCGGCTGGGCGGGGCCGAGACGAGCTACCCCAGCGACGCCGACGTGCTGTTCGTGTACCAGCCCGCCCCCGGCATGAAGGACGACGCCGCCAACGGTGTCGCGCTGGCGATCGCCGAGCAGCTGCGCACGCTGCTGTCCGCGCCCGCCCCCGATCCGCCGCTGGGCATCGACGCCGACCTGCGCCCCGAGGGCCGGCAGGGTCCGCTGGTGCGCAGCCTCGCCGCCTACCAGCGCTACTACGCCACCTGGTCGCAGGTGTGGGAGGCGCAGGCGCTGCTGCGGGCCCGGCCCGTCGCCGGGGACGCCGCGCTGGCCGCCGAGTTCATCGCGCTGGTCGACCCGGTGCGCTACCCGGTCGACGGGCTGCGCCGCGAGCAGATCGTCGAGATCCGCCGGATCAAGGCGCGGGTGGAGAACGAGCGGCTGCCCCGCGGCGCGGACCCGCTCACCCATACCAAGCTGGGCCGGGGCGGCATCGCCGACGTCGAGTGGACGGTGCAGCTGTGGCAACTGCGGCACGGGCACGAGGTGGCGGGGCTGCGGTCCACGCGTACCCTCGACGCGCTCGCGGCCGCCCACGCGGCCGGGATCGTGTCGGTCGAGGACGCCGAGGTGCTGGCCACGGCGTGGACGCTGTGCTCGCGGGTGCGCAACGCGCTGACGCTGATCCGCGGCCGGGCCGTGGACCAGCTGCCCCGGCACGGCGTCGAGCTGGCCGGGGTGGCGCGCCTGCTGGGCGGCGGCGATCCGGGGGAGTTCCTGGACGAGTACCTCAAGGTCACCCGCCGGGCGCGCGCGGCTGTGGAGCGGCTGTTCCTGGTGTGA
- a CDS encoding type 1 glutamine amidotransferase, whose translation MATALVIENDPTDDLRRLGGWLTEAGLELSVLRPHAGDALPDDLEGYAAFVVMGGEQDAFPKDGVPGAPWFPKLESLLRKAVKNRVPTLAICLGGQLLAQAHGGTVERSTSGPEIGARLIARRDKAESDPLWWAVPFAPDVIQYHFDEITELPLGATLLAASPRYPHQAFRVGDRAWGTQFHIECDVDMFAGWVENNRDWMTEQGWQPDGLIAGVEATQDDVAEVWQPFARRFAELALGTLPEAGRRELPLLS comes from the coding sequence GTGGCGACCGCACTGGTGATCGAGAACGACCCGACCGACGACCTGCGCCGACTCGGCGGCTGGCTGACCGAGGCCGGGCTGGAGCTGTCCGTGCTGCGCCCGCACGCGGGCGACGCGCTCCCCGACGATCTTGAGGGGTACGCGGCGTTCGTGGTCATGGGCGGGGAGCAGGACGCCTTCCCCAAGGACGGGGTGCCGGGCGCGCCCTGGTTCCCGAAGCTGGAGTCGCTGCTGCGCAAGGCGGTCAAGAACCGGGTGCCGACGCTGGCGATCTGCCTCGGCGGGCAGCTGCTGGCCCAGGCGCACGGCGGCACCGTCGAGCGCTCCACCAGCGGCCCCGAGATCGGCGCGCGCCTGATCGCGCGCCGCGACAAGGCCGAGTCCGACCCGCTGTGGTGGGCGGTGCCGTTCGCGCCCGACGTGATCCAGTACCACTTCGACGAGATCACCGAGCTGCCGCTCGGGGCGACCCTGCTGGCCGCCTCTCCGCGCTATCCCCACCAGGCGTTCCGGGTCGGTGACCGGGCCTGGGGCACCCAGTTCCACATCGAGTGCGACGTCGACATGTTCGCGGGCTGGGTGGAGAACAACCGGGACTGGATGACCGAGCAGGGCTGGCAGCCCGACGGGCTGATCGCCGGGGTCGAGGCCACCCAGGACGACGTGGCCGAGGTGTGGCAGCCGTTCGCCCGCCGCTTCGCCGAACTCGCCCTGGGCACGCTGCCCGAGGCGGGCCGCCGGGAGCTGCCGCTGCTGAGCTGA
- a CDS encoding response regulator, translated as MTITVVVADDQELVRSGFAMILSAQPDIEVVAEAADGAEAVRAVARHAPAVALLDIRMPVMDGIEAARRICAAGPTKVVMLTTFGSDEHVFAALRAGASGFLLKDVRRDDLVHAVRVVTAGQALLAPAVTRRLIDDVVRSGGRAAPAPSAELARLTEREHEVLVLLGRGLSNPELAAALFVSEHTVKTHVSSVLGKLGLRDRAQAVIAAYESGLIRPGE; from the coding sequence GTGACCATCACCGTGGTGGTCGCCGACGACCAGGAGCTGGTGCGGTCGGGGTTCGCGATGATCCTGTCTGCGCAGCCGGACATCGAGGTGGTCGCCGAGGCCGCCGACGGCGCGGAGGCGGTCCGGGCGGTGGCGCGGCACGCCCCCGCCGTGGCGCTGCTGGACATCCGGATGCCGGTCATGGACGGCATCGAGGCGGCCCGGCGCATCTGCGCGGCCGGGCCGACCAAGGTGGTCATGCTGACCACGTTCGGCTCCGACGAGCACGTGTTCGCCGCGCTGCGCGCCGGGGCCAGCGGTTTCCTGCTCAAGGACGTACGCCGGGACGACCTGGTGCACGCGGTGCGGGTGGTCACGGCCGGGCAGGCGCTGCTCGCGCCCGCGGTGACCCGCCGCCTCATCGACGACGTGGTGCGTTCGGGCGGGCGGGCCGCGCCGGCCCCGTCCGCGGAACTGGCCCGGCTGACCGAGCGCGAGCACGAGGTGCTGGTGCTGCTCGGCCGGGGGTTGTCCAATCCAGAGCTGGCGGCGGCCCTGTTCGTCAGCGAGCACACGGTGAAGACGCACGTCAGCAGCGTGCTGGGCAAGCTCGGGCTGCGCGACCGGGCGCAGGCCGTGATCGCCGCGTACGAGTCGGGACTCATCCGTCCCGGCGAGTGA
- a CDS encoding sensor histidine kinase — MTWGMARPADLSRRAWSVDIGLTLLVLAAQSAPYFFTRRFGGDPPWTFADYWPVLLTSLPVLLRRWQPTYALLLTAVGIAAYAIAGTGPAQPIWYGPLVCFYAVAYQSPPRQRLVVLIVTAAGMLSIIQSVNTAVREMATWSAAYMLGTLARTRREAAAREHVQAAQLAAERERTRIARDLHDILGHAFSLMVVQAEAGGAIARRDPARAEAAFDAISDAGRSAMAQLRAAVGGLRESALTPQPGLADLPELVRGTRHDGLDVTYTEHGQARPLAPDVQLAVYRVVQEALTNVVRHAAATSARVSLTWGEHGTRVSVADDGRGAAPVTPGNGLVGLGERVAAAGGTVEFGPDPVGGFRVTAVFA, encoded by the coding sequence GTGACGTGGGGGATGGCGCGGCCCGCCGACCTGTCCCGCCGGGCCTGGTCGGTGGACATCGGGCTGACCCTGCTCGTGCTGGCCGCGCAGTCCGCGCCCTACTTCTTCACCCGCCGGTTCGGCGGGGATCCCCCGTGGACGTTCGCCGACTACTGGCCGGTGCTGCTGACCTCGCTGCCCGTGCTGCTGCGCCGCTGGCAGCCGACGTACGCGCTGCTGCTCACCGCCGTCGGCATCGCCGCGTACGCGATCGCGGGCACCGGCCCCGCCCAGCCCATCTGGTACGGCCCGCTGGTGTGCTTCTACGCGGTGGCCTACCAGTCCCCGCCCCGGCAGCGGCTGGTGGTGCTGATCGTCACCGCCGCCGGCATGCTGTCGATCATCCAGTCGGTGAACACCGCGGTCCGCGAGATGGCGACGTGGTCGGCGGCGTACATGCTGGGCACCCTGGCCCGCACCCGGCGCGAGGCCGCCGCCCGTGAGCACGTCCAGGCCGCGCAGCTGGCCGCCGAGCGCGAGCGCACCCGGATCGCCCGCGACCTGCACGACATCCTCGGCCACGCGTTCAGCCTGATGGTGGTGCAGGCCGAGGCGGGCGGCGCGATCGCCCGGCGCGACCCGGCCCGCGCCGAGGCCGCGTTCGACGCGATCTCCGACGCCGGGCGCAGCGCCATGGCCCAGCTGCGCGCCGCCGTGGGCGGGCTGCGCGAGTCGGCGCTGACCCCGCAACCGGGCCTGGCCGACCTGCCCGAGCTGGTCCGCGGCACCCGCCACGACGGCCTCGACGTGACCTACACCGAGCACGGGCAGGCGCGTCCGCTCGCGCCGGACGTCCAGCTCGCGGTGTACCGGGTGGTCCAGGAGGCGCTGACAAACGTGGTCCGGCACGCCGCGGCGACCTCCGCCCGGGTGTCGCTCACCTGGGGCGAGCACGGCACCCGGGTGAGCGTCGCCGACGACGGCCGGGGCGCCGCCCCGGTCACGCCGGGCAACGGGCTGGTCGGCCTCGGCGAGCGGGTCGCCGCCGCGGGCGGCACCGTCGAGTTCGGGCCGGACCCCGTCGGCGGATTCCGCGTGACGGCGGTGTTCGCGTGA